One Phaseolus vulgaris cultivar G19833 chromosome 2, P. vulgaris v2.0, whole genome shotgun sequence DNA window includes the following coding sequences:
- the LOC137810545 gene encoding probable pectinesterase 68 yields MASLLVVLLVFFTCIFHATTVTSTTYHDRTFKTFSSANASNNHQWVGPIGHRKITVDINGGGHYRSVQDAVNAVPDNNRRNILIQINAGCYKEKVVVPVTKPYITFEGAGKEVTVIEWHDRASDPGPSGQQLRTYRTASVTVFAPYFSARNISFKNTAPAPMPGMQGWQAVAFRISGDKAYFSGCGFYGAQDTLCDDAGRHYFKECYIEGSIDFIFGNGRSMYKDCWLHSIATRFGSIAAHDRKQKEEKTGFAFVGCRVTGTGPLYVGRAMGQYSRIVYSYTYFDDIVAHGGWDDWDHANNKNKTVFFGVYKCWGAGAEAVRGVSLARDLDFETAHPFIRKSFVNGRHWIAPSDA; encoded by the exons ATGGCTTCCCTTTTAGTAGTGCTCCTGGTCTTCTTCACCTGTATATTCCATGCAACAACAGTGACGTCTACAACATACCACGACCGTACCTTCAAGACATTCTCTTCCGCCAACGCCTCCAACAACCACCAGTGGGTCGGACCCATCGGTCACCGTAAAATCACGGTTGACATTAACGGCGGTGGCCACTACCGGTCCGTTCAAGACGCCGTCAATGCCGTCCCCGACAACAACCGAAGGAATATCCTCATTCAAATCAACGCCGGATGCtacaa AGAAAAGGTGGTGGTGCCCGTGACGAAGCCGTACATAACGTTTGAGGGCGCGGGTAAAGAAGTTACGGTGATAGAATGGCATGATCGAGCAAGTGACCCCGGTCCCAGTGGACAGCAACTGCGTACTTACAGAACCGCTTCCGTTACTGTTTTTGCCCCCTATTTTTCTGCCAGAAACATAAGCTTCAAG AACACGGCGCCTGCGCCAATGCCGGGGATGCAGGGATGGCAAGCGGTGGCGTTTCGCATATCCGGCGACAAGGCATACTTCTCCGGCTGCGGCTTCTACGGCGCACAGGACACACTTTGTGACGATGCTGGCCGACATTACTTCAAGGAATGCTACATTGAAGGATCCATCGATTTCATCTTTGGCAATGGCAGGTCCATGTACAAG GATTGCTGGCTACACTCAATAGCAACGAGGTTTGGGTCGATAGCAGCCCACGACAGGAAGCAGAAGGAGGAGAAGACAGGGTTTGCATTCGTAGGATGCAGGGTGACAGGTACAGGTCCACTGTACGTGGGACGAGCAATGGGACAGTACTCTAGAATCGTCTACTCCTACACATATTTCGATGACATTGTTGCACATGGTGGTTGGGATGATTGGGACCATGCCAACAATAAGAACAA GACTGTGTTCTTCGGAGTGTACAAGTGTTGGGGAGCAGGAGCAGAGGCTGTGCGTGGGGTCTCACTGGCACGAGACTTGGATTTTGAGACGGCTCATCCATTTATCAGAAAGAGTTTCGTCAATGGCAGACACTGGATCGCACCATCTGATGCTTAA